AGTATAGGACGTTGTAGGCCGACAGGTCACCATGGATACGATTGTGCGAGAGCATCAACTCCACATGCCATAGGAGCCGGTCGAACATGGGTTGGGCTTCCACCGGATCCAGCGCGACGCCGTTCAGGGTCGGCGCAGGATAGTTGATCTCGCCAAAATACTCCATCAGGATTGCGCTGCCAACATGGGCGATGGGACGGGGGACGTCCGCGCCCGCATTGTGTAGCGTCTCCATCATGTCGTACTCGTGTTCGATCCAGGAGAAGGTCATGACCTCCTTGCCGAAGTTAGTTTTACGTGCAACGGCTCGTTTCAGGCGGGCATCGCGCACGATCCCCTTGCCCTGGTCGTCCAGCATCAGGCGGCCTTCCTTGTAAAGGGCATCGTTGCGAAGGGTGCGGTGGATACGGGGTCGATAGATCTTGGCTGCGATCAGTTCGACCCCTGTGGCCGGATGGGCCCGGCAGCAGTAGACATTGGCCTCCTTGCCACCCTTGACGCGGGCCAGGACGTCGGTGATGACATTGTCGTAGTAGAAACCACCCAGGGCTTCACGCAGCATGGACTGCTCGCTGTCCGAGCAGGCAAAGCTGGGGGTGAACTCATCCTCGCCTTCGATTTGTTCGGTGATCCAGTCGGGAACCACGGGCCTTCCGTTGTCACGGGGATTGCGGCGGTCCTTCTGACGCCGGTGCTGCTCCCGGGAAATGACGAAGAATTGGCCGTAGTCCTCGTAATCGTCGTAGTCTGTCGTGAACTGCTTACTCATTGTTCGGCTGTTGTCTCCGTGTGATGCAACTTGCTTCGATGGTCGGTCGGTGGCGACCGGCGGGCAATGTTTGGAAACAACAAAGCGGCCGCCGGGCTGGTTAGACACCCGTGGCCGCCGATGGGATTGGATTATTCGATTCCGGGATAGCGCGGTTGGGGCGCAACGACTCTACCCGGCAATGGAATCAAAAAGGCCACGGGGATGGCTGTGCTCCCGTGGCCGCAAAAGGCGGTGTAAGACCGCGATGGGGGTTATCGCCCTCGCAGACACGAGACGCACGCGCTGAACTGAATTTGGCTGGTGGTGTTATGAACTTTTGCCATAGTCACGGCGCCTCCTTTCGGAAAAAGATTGGCACAAGTGTAGCACAGGCTGGGCCATCGTGCAAATTCAGCTGTTACTTCGGGGAAAGTAGAAAGTAAACAAGTACATAAGTATATAAGGCAGCATGACCGAAGCTTGACAATGTGCCTTGGATGGGAGTCGCTTTCCTGGGCCATTGTCATAGACCGAAAAAGAGATCGTCGACCTGTTTTGAATTCGGTGTGACAGGGGGATGGCCCTGGGTGAAGGTCTCAAAGCTGAGCCAGCGCCGACGGATGAAGCCCGGCATCCATGAAAACTGCTGGCCACCTCCCTGGCTGACATGGCAAGCCGATGCTTTCATTTTGGTGTCAAGATGGCGGCGGATGTCGATCCGCGCGTCGATGGAAGTCTGCCAGGCAATGATCTGGACCAGGTCTACGTCCTCATTGCGGCCGAATTTGCGAGGATTCTTGCCAAAAAGAGGCATGAGGCGTACGGCAAGCTTGAGAAAGCCCACGCTGAAAGCAGTAAAAAAGAGGCGTTGCGCCTGATGGGGCGGACCGGCCCCGGGGAACTGGTTCGGGTCACCGGCAACCTTGAATGCCTCGACGGTGGCCTGGTGGAGCTTGATATGGTCCGGGTGCCCATAGCCGCCAAATTCGTTGTCACAGATGACAACCTGGGGCCGGTGCTGCCGGATCGAGGTGACAATCTCTTCGATAACCTGTTTCATAGGCGCCTGGAAGAGGCTGTCCGGATGGTCATTATCGGGCGTGCCGGCCATGCCGCTGTCGCGATAGCCCAGCCAGTCTACTCCCTGTAAACAGAGAACCTGGGCGGCACAACAAAGCTCGGCCGCCCTGAGTTGGACCATGTTGGCATGATTGGCCAGCATTTCCGCATCGACCGTGCCAGCATCCCCATCGGTTGCGCACACCAGCCATACGCCGACCCCTTCTGCCGCGTATTTGGCCAGGGTACCGCCAGGGCCAAAGGACTCGTCGTCGGGATGGGCGAAAACAGCCAGCAACGTCCTTTCCTGTGAAGTCATAGATCCATGCAACCACCATAGGGGCGACCCGTTCCTGATTTCATTCGTAGGGGCGACCCATCTTCATATTCCACGCCATTGACGCCATTCACCCATCGGTCTGAGAATGGATCGCCCCTACCATCGTTTTTCGTGCGTGCGACGCAAGTGTTGGTGGCAGATCTTTTTGCCCAGTGCGCAAGAACCTGACTCGTAAGGTAATAATCCTGTTTTCCCCGTCAAGCCAACAGCGCATCGAGCGCCTGGTGATTATCGGGATAGGCCCGCAATACATCCAACATGACTGACAATCCTTCCGCGTCGTTCATCCGGGTCAGGGCCCGCCGCACCAGGGTCATCTGTTCCAGGGTCGTTTCGTCCAGAAGAAGTGCCTCGCGGCGAGTGCTGGACCGGGCGATATTGACTGCCGGGAACAGGCCCAGCTGCGCCAGCTTCCGATCCAGATGGACTTCCATGTTGCCGGTGCCCTTGAATTCCTCATAGACGACCTGGTCCAGGCGACTGTTGGTATCGATCAGGCAGGTTGCGATCAGGGTAAGGCTGCCGGCGTCCTCGGTGGTGCGCGCAGAACCAAATACCTGGCGGACTGGTGTGAGGGCCGAGGCGTCGATGCCTCCGGACAGCGTACGGCTTCCACCCCTGGCTGCCAGGTTGTGTACCCGGGCCAGTCGGGTCAGGCTGTCCATCAAGACCACCACATGCTGCCCTTCTTCGGTGAGCCGGCGAGCATGGGCCATGGCTGTATCTACCACAGCAATCTGTGCCCGTTCCGGGGCGTCCAGGTCAGCGACCAGTACTTCGCCCTGGATGGAGCGACGCAAGGCAGTGGCTTCCTCGGGGCGCTCGCCTACCAGACACACCAGAAGGTTCAGGTCCGGATCGACCGCCGCTGCCTTGGCGATGTTTTCGAGCATGGTTGTCTTGCCTGCCTGGGGCGGAGCTACGATCAAGGCGCGCTGCCCGCGGCCGACAGGCGCGACAAGATCTAACAGCCGCCCAGGGATGGCATCTGGTTTGTAGCCCAAACGAATCGGCTCTTCTGGATGAATGGCGACCAGACGTTTGAAATCGGGGCGCCCGGCAAGGTTTTCCGGTCCATGGCCGTTCACCCGCCAGACGACCTCTACTATTGGGCCTTTCCTGCCAGCGACTGCCAGGGCGTCTACATAGTCACCAGGTCGAAGCCCAAATCGACCGACCAGGTCAGGCGGCAGGAATGGATCATCCGGCCTGGGAATCGCGCCGGCCCGCAGATGTCCCCATCCTTTGCGGTTCAGGGCCAAATAGCCGAAAGCCGGAAACTGATCTTGCTCTGGAACTGGTGCTTCTGGAGCTGGGACCGCCACCCAGCGGCTGGCCGCTCCGCCTGGCTGTGAGGCAGCCCTCCAATCCGATGTCGATTGCATTTTGTGTACCTTCGGGAATTACCGTCGTTGGTTATGAAGGAAGGGGTCGATGTCGTTCTACTATTGTACCACATGGGCCAAAAAAGGCGCCAGACCGGTGGCGAGGGTGATCGCGCGCAAGGCTTGCCCATGTTCACCAGTTCCTTCTGTGCTTTCTGACACCGCCAGATCAGGTTGAATAGAAGTGCCTGTGGTATAATCGCCCAGGGGTGTCAACGAGAACTCCCGGTCAACCACCACATCAGTCCTAAGACAAACTCTAGCCATCGCGAAGGAACAGCCATGATCAAACTTATCGTGCATGCAACTCACGAAGCCGGGCTCAAGGTCGGCGGAATCGGCGCCGTTTTGGACGGATTGCTCGCCACTCCCGGTTACAATGAGGCGGTTGAACGAACTGTGCTGGTAGGCACATGGAACCATTACGATTCTGCAATGGTGGAGAGAATGCTGGCTCCACGCAATAAGTTGGATGTGATCTATAGCCCGGTTCTTGGGGTCGTCAAGACGGAGCCCCAGCTGGCGGCGAAGCTCAGTGCCGTCGAGAAAGACTATGGCGTTTCCTTGCTGTACGGTCGCCGTCGCTTTGGGCCGGCCGGGCACGAGGTGATACTGGTGCACTCCATTCATGCCAAAGAAGAGCCGGTCAACAGCTTCAAATATTACCTTTGGCGTCACTACGGCATCGATTCGGGAGAATATGAGTACGACTTTGAGTTCAAGGATTTTGTGCGTTCTGCGCCTGCCAGCTATGCAGCTCTGAGCGCTCTGGTGGGACCGGGTGCAGGGTTGCCCGGCCTTCCGGATAACGGTCGTTTTATGTTAGCCCACGAGTGGATGGGCCTGCCCTTGGTCTTTGCGGCCCAACTCACCGATCCCTGGGAGTGGCGTACCATCTTCTACGCGCACGAAATGGCCACTGCCCGAAACATCGTCGAGTTTGATGGCGGACATGACACCCGCTTTTACAACGCCATGGAGACAGCCGACGCATACGGACTGACCATGGAACAGGTCTTTGGCGATCGCGATGCCTTTTTCAAGCATGTATTGATTGAGCAGACGGTACGCTGTGACAATATTTTTGCCGTCGGTGACCTGGTGGTCGATGAGCTTCGCTTTCTGGGCGGCCTTTTTCGAACCATCAACATCGACCTGGTTTACAATGGTGTGCCCTCCTTCGAGCTTTCCCTGAAGAAAAAACTCGCTAGCAAAAAACGCCTGCAGGACTATGCTGAAAATCTCTTCGGCGATCGGCCCGACTATGTGTTCAGCCATGTGACACGCATGGTATTAAGCAAGGCCATGTGGCGCGATATCCGCGTCGCCGAACACCTGGATTCAATGCTGGCCGAAAAGGGCAAGTCGGCGGTTCTTTTCATGCTTTCTACCTCGGCGTTGCGCCCTGGTGGCCGCAATCCCGAGGACATCCGGCGTTGGGAGGAGGAGTACGGCTGGCCTGTACACCATCGTTCAGACAACGGTGATCTGACCGACCTGGAGATCCCACTCTACAACAGTATTGCGGCGTTTAACTGGAACTCCCAGGCGCTCAAGATCGTCCTGGTCAATCAGTTTGGCTGGAGCCAGGATCGCTGCGGCAAGCGCATGCCTGCCGATATGGAGTTCATGGACATTCGATTTGGCTCCGATGCCGAGTTTGGGCAGAGCATCTACGAGCCCTTCGGTATCGCTCAGGTGGAGCCTCTTAGTTTTGGCGCTCTTTGCGTCGTTTCCAACGTCTGCGGATGCGTTGGTTTCGTCCGCAAGGCAATCGCCCAGGCGAACCTGGATGAGTTCCCCAATCTGGTTGTCGCTGATTATACCACTCTACCGCCGGCCTTTCGGGTGCTAAGCCCTTGGGATGCTCTGCACCTGGGCACCGACCAGCGCGATCAGATCGAGGCGATCAACAGCACCTACGTGGCGCGTCAGATCATTGAGCGTCTGCCGGAAAACGAGTCTGAGATGCAGCGTCTGCTGGATGCCGGACAGGCTGTAGGAAGCCGGATGAGCTGGGATGTCATCGCCAGCGAATATCTATTGCGCGGCTTAAAGAACGCGACGACTTAGGATGCAGATGATGGGCTAGCGGCTCGCAGGAACGCCGTACCGGGCATGCCAGCCCTTGCCTGGCAGCGGTGCCGCCGGGTCAAGAAACGATGTCCATGGCCGGGCGTATTCTTCTGCAATGGCCGATAATGCCTCCAGGCGGGATGCGCCCACATCCCGCAGCCAGGCCTCCTGTTGGTTTTCGGGCATGGTAATGGCCTCTTTCCACACCGAGCGACCGGCAATGTAGCCGGAGGCACCGGCGCGACAGGCGATTTCCACCTGCCTGGCGAAGGTTGGGAGATCCACCCCGGCGCTGAGCACAGTCCAGGGAAGGTCGCTGGCCTCAGACACCGCCTCACAGGCAGCCAGCCAATGGTCCTGATCCTGGTCCATGCTCGCATCCACAGGAAACTCTAGCTTCAAGACGTCCGGCCTCAGTCTGCTCAGCCGGTGGGCGCTCTCGGCGATGATCTGTGGCCTGAGCGTGGCAAAACGGCGGGAGCGTTTATCGTGGAGAGGATCGATGCTGTAGGAAACCGATTCCAGAAAGAGAGGGATATCGTACTCGCGGCATTGGTCCACGACCTCCTGGACCAACTGCTCCTGCCGTTGCGCCAACGTCCCACTGTGGGGATGGAAATAGATCAGTAATTTGACAGCGTTGGCGCCCAGTCGTTTGATTTTGGCTACGCTCCAGTCGGGAAGGATGCGTGACCGGCGGGCAGTGGTTTCACCGCTGTAGCCAGTCTTCTCCACGGCGACCAGCAAGCCAGTTTGGCCGGGCAGGGCACCCGAGACGATGGCCTGGGCGGCACCAAATAGCGGATCCAGCAGCACGCCGCTGGCATGGGGAGCCAGCATGCTCACTACTTGTGCCTTGGCACTCACCGCGTCGGAAAAAGGCACACTGCCTGGATCGTCAGGATTGAGCATTTTGAAAAAGGACTGCCGGTGATCGAGGGCAAGGATGGTAAAGATGCCCGTCGGCGTAGCTGTGGCAGCTAACCCGCGATGTTTGCCAGGCAATCCTGAAAAATCAAGCATAGAGGAACTCCGTTACAGGTACCTATTGTGCCGTCACCATCTCATCGAACCTGGGGCAGTAGGACGCGATTAGCCCAGGGTTATCATCAGGCGTCCAGATCAAGTTCGACCACGGCGGAAAGATTGGTGGGTTGGTCGGGGTTCAGATCTTTGGCCCTGGCCCGGTAATAGGCCATGAGCTGGAGAACAGGCAGGTAAAGCACATTGCGGACGGTTTCGGGTAACTGGCTGTCGAAACTGATATCGACGTCCGAGTCGCCCAGTGCAAGGGTGTGTCCGCCCAGGCCGGCCATCTCCTCCATCACAGCCTGCTCGTAGCCGCGCCTGGCGTCGGATAGCAGCCCAACTACGGCCGCTGTATCGGTCACCATAGACATTGGCCCGTGGCGGAATTCGAAGAAGTGGAAGGGTTCGCTGTGGGTGAGCGTCATCTCCTTCATCTTCAGGTTGACCTCGCAAGCCAGGCCGTAGCGGGGGCCGCTGCCCAGGAAGTAGAAACGATCCAGGTCGAGGTTTGAGCCAATGGTTTTGGCAAGCGATTCGTAGCTGGAGATGAGCTTTTTTCCCTGTCCGGGCAGTTCTTTCATGGCCTCCACCAGCCTGTCCTCTCCCGCTAACGTCGCAGCGAGCGCTGTCGTCGCCACGTACATCGAAGCGAAGGAGCGGGTCTGAGCAACGCTCTTCTCCTGGCCGGCCGGGATGGCGATTGTCACATCGCCCAGTTCGGCCAGGGGCGTGTCGTCGTAATTGGTGACCACCATCACATCGCCAAGGTTCCTGGCTTTGAACTGGCGGGCGGCGGCGATGGTTTCGGAGGTCGTGCCGGAGCGGCTTACAGCCACCAGCAGCGTTCGGCGTCCCTCCAGCGAACCATAACTGGCGAGCGGGTAGAGATACAGTTCGCCGCCTGGAATCCCACCAGCAGGCATGTCCATCAATGTCTGCCAGAGGGAGGATGCCGCCAGGGAGAGATAGTAGGTTGAGCCGCAGCCAGTGAATACGACGTTATCGTACTGGCCGTCTTGCCAGAATGCTCTCAGCGACGACGCTTGAGAGACGACGACGTCCGTGGCTTCCTGCCAGGCGTCGGTCTGGGTTATGATTTCATGATATGTGGCCAGTCCAACTTCAGTATGATTGTCCATATCGACAGTGTCCTTTTGACTCCCAATTCATGATTCGGGCGGAACGGGCCCATAGGTCGTGCGTGCAGTCACGGAGCCCGCAGAGGTTGGCAAGCTGTCCATTAAGCTGCCCGCTTCCTGGTAGATGGCAATGATGTTTGCCAATGGCGTATCCACCTGAACGGCGTGGCTCGGCGAGAGGATAAACCCGCCCCCTCTGCCCATCACGTCGATGATATGCCTGATTGTGCTCCTGACCTCCCGCTCGCTGGCCCGTGGCAGGAGTTGTTGCACATCAGCCCCACCGTGGAAACCGAGTTGATCTCCATAGGTCGATTTCAGGTTCTCGGGCACCATGTTGTCGGCCGAGAACTGCAAGACATCCAGAACATCGATGCCCATCTCGATCAGGCCGGGCAATGCGTCGACAACAGAACCGCAGGAATGGTACATGATGCGGCCACCGAGTTCATGCACGCGGCGGTTGAAGCGTTCATGATGCGGGAAGATCAACTGCCGCCACATCGGCAGTGACATCATCATACCGCGCTGATGGGCGATATCATCGCTGGTCCAGATGAGGTCAATCCGATCTCCCAGGGCGGCCAGTACCCTCTCCGCCAACACGATGAAAACATCGGTGATGCGGCGCATGATCTCGAAGGGAATGTCGGGATTGAGCGCCATATCGTAAAAAACCTGTTCCATGCCGCGCATATAGTTGGTTATCTCGTAGAAACCACCCGGGTCGCCAAAATCCTCGAGGAATATGGCGTATTCTGTATCCCGATCCCAGGCCCCGATGGCTTCGACCATGGAGCTCACATCCCACCAGTCAGGATCGGGCCACCGATAGTTGCTCAACGCACTTGCATCCTGGATGTCAGCCAGGGGATGGCCGGCCGGCTCATAGTAGACGCCTCCATCATAGGATACCGGACTCCAGGTGATTCCCCAGGCATCCTGGTAACTGCCGTCGGAATAGGTCGGCAAAGGTGGGCCCACGTACCGCCACCGGGGATGGCGCACGTCAACACCGAAGTACTTCAAGACAGACTCGTCGTTGGGCAATCCCAGATGCGCTTTCAGGTTGGACCAGGTCTCCGGCGTTGCCAGGAAATCAACTGGAACCCGGTCGGTTTCCTGGTGCTGCAAGGCAAGTCGGACCCGCTCGCGTGGCGTGATCACACCCATGTTCATGGCTTGTATTCCCGTACCAGATCCATGCAACGATTAGCCGTGTCCACATCCGGGACATCCTTGACGTGATAGAAGACGCCGCCCGGCAGTCGATGCTTTTCAAGCGCCTTGCAGAATTCTCCAAATCCAACGGTATAGACGATCAGCGGCATATCACCTGTCTGTTTTTTGACCTGATCCAAGATCTCATAAGCGGGAGGGTGTCCTTCTTCGTCTGTCAACGCGATTGCCCTCAGGCCCTTGAGCGTGGAAGCCGCCTGCAACAAGCGGCGGCCATTGCTGTGGATATGTAGAACCCCGCCATCAAACGCTGCAAGTATCCTTTCAACCGGTTCTCTGCCCCATTCTTCGAAATAATCAACCGACGTCATGTGGAAGGCGTCGATGCTTTCCGACACGATTCGACCACCGGGTATCCACCCGGCAAAGTTACTGATTGTGCCCCCATCCAACAATGGTGCCCGGTCGAAGAACAGATTCTGAACTTTGACATTCAGATCGAAGGCGTAATCGATCACCCGCTTCATCATTTCCGGATGATCGATCACGCCATAATAGGTCTCGGTGGCTCCCATCAACTCATAGGCAAAGAGCAGACTATCAATCAGTATGAAGTGGCTGATGCCCCATTTGCCTCGGGACTCCTGCAAAAAGATGTCCAATTGGCGCAGATAACGCTGCAACCATTCATTGTGGGGATCACGAGGGTCAAAGGGCGCCAATTGGTCAAACTGCGACCAGTCTTCCAGTATCGGCACAACCATCGATGAGATCCAGCCAGAGTCTGGATCGCACAAGAAACGCACCTGACCGCCCACCAATCCGCCATAGAGACCCTGGTCCATCTCGCTCAAATAGCCGCCCGGGATGGAATCGTCGCGCACGTCGATCTTCTCCAGGTAACGGGCGTCCCAATACCTGGCTCGCTCCAGAGGGTCTGGGTACTTGCACATTCCCTCGGGGTGAGTGACAGCCATTTCTTGCAGAGCAACACTGGGTATTTCCATGGAAGCCAGGATGATTTCTTGATCGCGATCCTCGTACAAGCGGCGCAATCGCTCCAATACATAATAACCGTCAGGTTTATAGCTGAGAGGAAAGGACACTCCTGGTTTTCTCCTTTGCTAACATTCTCACAGGCGATAGTAACCCACGACTGTCCGGCTGGTAGCCGGACCTACACATCTTCATGGTCATTTACGCCCGATTGTACTGGATTTGAATGGGCAACGCGCCCGCTTCCGAGATGGTTTCCAGGATGACATTCAGACTGGCACAACGGACGTGCTCAGGGATATCCTCGGTAACACCCATCAGAAAACGATCTCCCGGGGCGGCAAAATCACGTTTGGCATCTCCACCCGGCAGAGCTGAACCCGTTCTACCACGGCCAATCCTGCGTTGCGCAACTGGCGTTCGCCCTCACCACGCGGAAACAAGCCGCCATAGATGCTCAGTGGAACTTGATCTGTATGTTCACCGCGCAGCGTGGCCTGTATGCGAGACCTGGGGGTATATGACATTGGCCTACTGCTCTTGTACCGCTTCGATCAATGCGACCATGTTCTCCACCGGAGCATCGGCCATAACGGCGTGGGCGGGACCTACGATGAAGCCCCCATCTGCTCCAATTTCCTCGATCAAGCGCCGGACTTCTGCTCTGACCTGTTGGGGAGTTCCGTGGGGCAGAAGCTCCTGAATGCCGACGCCGCCGTGGAAAGAGAGCCGGTCGCCGTATTCATGTTTGACCTCGTAGACGTTTCTTATCTCCGGCTGAAAGGGATTGTAGATATCCAGACCGATCTCGATGAAGTCCTCGAAGATGGCGTCAATCTGACCATCAGAGTGCATATAGACAAACTTTCCGGCCTCTTTGATCCTGGCGAACATGCGCTTCATGTAGGGCTTGAAGAAGGTTCGCCAGTGCCGGGGGCCCATAATCAGACCACTTGTCTGCGAACCCAGATCCTCGCCGAAGGCGAAGGCATCGATACCGTACTGCACCGAACGGTCGATGAACGTCAGATAATACTCGGTGATGCCCTCAAGAAGATCGTGTACGAAGCCTGGATTGAGTATCAAGTCGGTGAGCAAATTCTCCATACCGCGCAGCGCATAGGCGACTTCGAAGAGATGTCCCTCAAAGCCGATGATGAAGGTCTCCCGGTTTTCCTCGACAAAGCGCGGATAGTGGGCGAAATCCTCCGGCCGGGGAGGATCAGGGAAGGTGTAGTGGGCCAGGGTCGGCTCCGGCAGAACGCAGTTCGCCGGCCGTCCCCACTCTCCTTCCCCGTACAGGCCTCGGGTATCCCATACCACACCCCACCCATCTCGCCAGAGGCCGGGTTCTACTTGCTCTTCCAGGCCGTGGAATTGCCCTTTACCCGTTGGCTCGACAAAGCGGAAGTGATTTCCCACCCAGATGTCGAAGAAACCTGGATCGGCCAGACGCTGGTCGCCATAATAATCGGCCAGCATGGCGAGAGCATGCCCGGTAAACTCGAAAGCCCAGGGCGTCCGATCGGGCTGCTCGTGACGGAGCGCTGTTAATACTCTTTCTCGTGGATTCATGGTCCTGATATCTTCTCTTGTGAAGCTTGGGAAACAGGCATCGCCTACGCCAGCCCACACCAGTCCAAGGCCAGCAGAGCCAATACCTGCGTGGCGGTCACCAAATCGTCGACGACCATGTATTCGTCGGCGGCGTGGGCGTGGTCGCCCCGCACGCCGTAATGGACTGCCGGAATGCCGAAGTCGCGCTGAACGGCGTACAAATCAGAGGGCCCATCAATCGGCCTGACCTCCGCTGGATGTCCGGTGACTTCGCTGACGCACCGGTTCAGGCTCTGGACAATCGGCGCATCAACCGGAATCTCCGAGGCTGGCATCCAGCGGATCGGAAACTCGAGCCGTGGTCGGCTGGCAAACAACCCGGGCCTGTCAGCGATCACATCGTCCAGCCATGTGTGAAACTCCCCTTCGACCTCCTCTTGTCTCTCGCCCATCATCAGTTGCCAGTATAACTCGACCCTGGCCTCAGCCGGTACCGTGATCGGCACATTGTTGCCCCATCCTCCCGAGCTGACCTTGGTGACCCAGACCGGCACCGGGTCCATCGGTCCGGGCTGCCAATTGGGCGCCCTGGCCCGGCGCCGTTGCCGAAAGACAGCTACGCAGTTCAGCAGATGCGTCAGTTGGTCGATGACGCCACCATCTTCTTCATCCTCGAACATAATACCCTCGGAGCCTGTCAGCGTGATGTGCACCGTGCGGCCGCCGCGATTGCCGTTGTTGATGACCGTCAGACCGGATGGTTCGGTGATGACCACCGCATCGCCGTTGTCGCCGCGCACTCGACCAGCGATGGTGCCGTTCACGCCGCCAAACTCCTCGTCAACAATCGACTCGCCGATCAGGTCTCCCTTGAGAGTAATGCCCAGTTCCTGGAGCGCGCGCATCACACCCAGGATCAGAACGACGCCGCTTTTCATATCGAACGCACCCAGGCCGTAGAGCTTGCCGTCCTCCACTTGACCACCGAACGGATCGTGTTGCCAGGGCAAAACACCCAGCGGCACCGTGTCGATGTGACCGCTGAGCACCAGAGAGCGGCCGCCCCCCATGCCCTTGCGCCGGGCGACCACATTGGGTCGATTGCGGTAATCACGATGGGGCCAGTAAGATGGATGCTCTTTCAAACCGGGCACGTCATCCAGGTAGTAGACTTCCGGCTCCAATTTCATCTTTCGAAGGTGCCGGGCGACAGCCATCTGGCAGGCATATTCGTCGCCGGTGGGTGGATGATTGATTGAGGGGATACGAACCAGTTCCTGCGTGGCGCTGATCAGATAGTCGCGCAGTGATTCAACCTGTTTTAGTACGCTTTGTCGAATATCAGACATCCAAGTTTGAGTTCCTTCCGGCTGAAAAGCCTGTCTGTCAGGCGCTTACGGATCGCCTGCTGGCGTAGCGTGCACTGCGTTCCGGCGCAAGTGTTAACAATTGACCATTAACTAGCCCTTGGTGGCGCCCAGCGTGATGCCCTCGATCACCCGCTCGGACATAACGATGAACAGAATAAGGGTGGGCACCATGACGATGACCACTCCTGCGAATAGGCCCACCCAGTCGGAGGTGTATTGCATAGACCCTTGCAGGCCATAAAGGCCCAGGGACA
The sequence above is a segment of the Chloroflexota bacterium genome. Coding sequences within it:
- a CDS encoding M20/M25/M40 family metallo-hydrolase, yielding MSDIRQSVLKQVESLRDYLISATQELVRIPSINHPPTGDEYACQMAVARHLRKMKLEPEVYYLDDVPGLKEHPSYWPHRDYRNRPNVVARRKGMGGGRSLVLSGHIDTVPLGVLPWQHDPFGGQVEDGKLYGLGAFDMKSGVVLILGVMRALQELGITLKGDLIGESIVDEEFGGVNGTIAGRVRGDNGDAVVITEPSGLTVINNGNRGGRTVHITLTGSEGIMFEDEEDGGVIDQLTHLLNCVAVFRQRRRARAPNWQPGPMDPVPVWVTKVSSGGWGNNVPITVPAEARVELYWQLMMGERQEEVEGEFHTWLDDVIADRPGLFASRPRLEFPIRWMPASEIPVDAPIVQSLNRCVSEVTGHPAEVRPIDGPSDLYAVQRDFGIPAVHYGVRGDHAHAADEYMVVDDLVTATQVLALLALDWCGLA